GTCCTATGTCAGGCTAATGAGGAAACTAATGTGCAATGACGCCATAGAGTGGAGTTGTGATATCGATATCAAGCACGTAACTGGGAAGAGatagtattaaaataaaaaaaggagaaagtcACAGATACTCCTAGCGATCGGAACTATGAAAAACCATAAACAGGACTGAAGATGTTAGGTAAACActagaataatatatcattatatataaggGAAGAAATCTAATCAGTAGATGGTCATAGGTGATGGTTAGAGAATATCACTTACAACTGATTacctcttttttatatatgtacctgtttaattatattgtaaggattttttttttttttaagtttatcttgaaaaaattGCAATTCTGTATAAACATGGCTATATAAGTTTGCTTAGTTAACTCTTAACACTTTATCAACCGGTCGTGATTGAGGTTGCCACTCAAGTAAGAATCGGCTTAGTCGCACGCGCATTTGTTCCCAGTATTGTCTAAATTTTCGCTATTCATTGTGTTGTACTTATTGCTTTTGTTTCAAAGgaatgtaattttattgatatttatactttattttgcatttattttatataataaaagaccttataaactaatatatatagaatatattcaaGGTAAtagtaattcaatttttaataattttttaaagtgtGATATCGCTCGTAACAGTTACCCTTATGTAAtggaatattacaaaatttacatACGAAACATGTTCtacttcttatctttttcgatGCACATACTCTACATTGTTTTTGAGGTATTTTGCTTTTACCACTTGTCACTATTCTTATAAGTTTATGCTTCTTTATGCATGATAATCTTTCTGGAGGATCTGATCTTGGTGCTCTTCTCGTAGGCTCTGAAGTATTTGATTTGTTAGTTGAGTCTGCTGTTTCGTCACTTTCAGAATCTGTTGATGATAAATCGGATATCCATGCAATTGCCGCCTTGTGTAAGAATTTCTTATATGTCAACTTCTTTCCGTTCAATATTGTGTACGTTTTAAATGCATTAAAAAGCGCACAATTAATCAAAAACAGTACTACTCGTTTGGTCcacttcttcgtttttctaaaaatagaaTAGTAAGACAGATATTGATCTGCACGATCTACCCCCTTCATATACTTGTTGTAATCAATTATCGACTCAGGCTGTTGAATTGACCTTCTATTTACACTTCCGGATTCCATTATTCGCGCCGAATGTATCGTCGATATCATGTTTACATTTCGTTTACCATTATTCCATATTTGTAATAGAATATCGTGTTTTCTACGAAATGTAGCTTGACCATTTGAAAAGGTTATTTTTTGAAGACATTGAGGAAGACTACTATTTTTCCGAATAATTCCACATACCCGTACTTTATTTTGTAAGAGAACTTCAGCCATATCGACACTGTTACAATAATTGTCCTGATAAATGTGAtgccaaatatttttataaggaTCAATAACTTCTAAAATAGTGTTTTCCAATTTCATTCCTTGGCAAGCATACACTTCAAAATTACAAACGTATCCCGTGTGAGCTTCACAGACTGCTCTCATAAGTATACCGTACTTTACAATTTTCGCGGGATTGTTGATTCTGAATGACAGTCTTCCCCGCCAcggaataatatattcatttaatgataattgttGACAAGGTTTATATACATCAATAAAtctattctttaaataatttataactgGCTGAACTTTTATAAGTCTGTTTGAACTTGTGGGTATATCTTCATTGTTACAAAAATGCCAGCTCTGCAGTATCTGCATAAATCTGGTTCTGCTCAttactttcgaaaaaaaaggagtttCGATGCTTGGATCAGTTGACCAGTAATCGTGAAGtctgtctttttttacttGTCCCATTAGAACAATTAGacctaaaaattttttcatttctgacAACGTAATATCCATCCATTTCTTCGTCcttgagatatttttatatttattgattatttgatAATGATATCTATTCGATTCTTTAACCAAATATTCCAAAAAGTCATCTCCAATAAATAACTGTACAATGTCCATTAcactttcttcatattttgGTAGAATTTTTATACCTGGGCTACCTTCGAAAGGTTccaaaataattgatttgtcATTTGTTGACCATGTATCGATATTTACTTCAGTGatgtcatcattatcattttctgAATCGCTAGATTGCAGTGACAATAATTCGCGCAGCATCCGAATGTTTATAGAAGAATCACTGCTATCACTATCACTGTCACTTTTTGAATAACAACTATGGTCTGACAAAGTATCTAAGCAAAATTCTTCATCTGGACGATCTTTATCCATTGTAAgtggtaaaaaataaaaatattataatttgtaagaATATAGAGAGGTTAGTAACAAAACAGTAAATCCCACTGGACAAAACCCGTCGATAATTAAAAGCCGATTAATAGGCTATCGGTCGATAAGCATTGGCCATCGAAAAGCCGATTAATAGGCTAGCGGTcgataaaatgttaataaatgtgGCCTAAGTAATTTTCCTGTTTCATCTTCTTATAGCATTATATGCGTCTCTTTCCTACAATTCCAATAACCCAATATACAAAAAGTAACgaaaaatatgcaaaatatctctgcatataaaattataaccttttataattaattatattctttaattatatttttataattaaaaacagtatttatttaaagttaatatttttttataaattatcaaacaAAAGATGATctgataatatcaaaaataaatttaataccattcttctgttttataaatttcattgtaatgaaaaaatattgaattaaattacttaaatttaattcaaagaaGTTCCTACCTGATGATAAGATCATTGTACcttacaattatttaacattcaGAAATAGAACTAAATATTATACACGAGCGAATACATTCCAAAagtttatacatacatttataattgatttcaATTCTCTAGATTATAAACTTGCTATGTTTGAAATAAAGTCAATAATTTGCAATAATTATGagaagattaattattaaaacaaataagcCAATACAAATTGAACCAATTGAAAGAAGACAAACTGAGATTATGTtaagatctaaaaaaaaaaaaagtaatatctatataacaaatgattgaattaaaaattctttattctttgaGAGATATTAGGAGGCTTCTTTATACTTTgtcaaaaaataaacagaacTGAGACTAGTTTTCATTAAATTGTATCACATTCTTAGAAACAAGAtcaattatttgtattaaaaaaaaaatattcttttcaaacataaagattaataaaattggaGAAAATgtggagaaaaataaacgttCCAAGTAACCAACTACCATAAGATGTAATTTGtgataaattttaacaattatttttaagtagAATATTTAACGCCTGTTCATATCATtatctatgaaaataattatatcatataaattacaaataattaaaaaataaataaataaaaagaattaaaaacatgtataaaaatgaattaaataaaaaagtataaaaattaatcatcgaTAGAAGATTCAAGAAATGGCGGTATTGTAAAGATGGCCGGTGAAAATGCTTCAATGATTAGCCTACGTCATCGATATTCGCTGAGCGCAATCATTAGTCGGCAAATCGTTGTGTGATTGGTCAATCTGCATTGGTACATCCTCTGGTGACTGTATGTTTATTCTTCCTGGCACCTTTAATGCTCTGCTACAAAACAGATGAATTGAGGTTAGATCAGTTGGACGATTTACGAATTTGTGTATGATGTATTTCTCGTTATGCCGTTCAGCGATACCACAGTGGTGTCGTGAGTAAAATAGCGGCCAACGGCCGGCGACACCACAGTGGTGTCATGCGCAAAATAACGGTCAACGGCCGGTGACACCATAGTTGTGTCGTGCGCAAAATAGCGGCCAACGGCTGGCGACACCATAGTGGTGTCGTGCGCAAAATAGCGGCCAACGGCCGGCGACATCACAGTGGTGTTGCATAGTATCGCTTAGTGGCCGGCGATAGCACTTTAGTATCTTTTGCATTCTGTTGGTGTTTTGTTTAAGTAACAATAAGTTACATACGTCAAcaagttttttgtttttataaatacttgtGTTTTATCATGGCAGACGAAAGAGATGATACGATTATTTACGATGAATGCGCGGACGTCTTGTCTGACGTTCCGGACGACTTTGCCGATTGGGAAGAAGACGATGGatatcaaaaaaatgaaagtgaaGCAGAATCGTCGGAAGATAGTGAAATACCTACAAGAAAAATTCGACGAACGCTACAGTTGCCAACTGATTCGGATGAATCAGACAAAGAAGACAGTGCACAGTGGTCAGACTTTGATTTACCGAGGACCAATAATAAGTTTGAAGGATCTCCGGGTCCAAACATATTTCCCAAAGATACACAGAGCGTCGAGGATATCgtagaattatatattggGAACGatctatttgaatatattagcAATGAAACCAACAAGTATTACAGTCAAAATTGCAATAAAAGGAAactggataaaaaaaatcccAAATTTGTGGACGTTACGGCACTCGAACTTAGAAAATGGTTTGGGCTTGTTATACTTATGGGTATTgtaaaaaaagcaagaatCGATGATTATTGGTCAACGAATCCGTTGATAGACACACCGATATTTCGCAAAACGATGTCCCGCAACCGAttcaaacaaatattatcatttttacatttttccgacaacaacaaaaaaccGGATAATGCCGATCGGCTTTTCAAAGTGcaattcataattaattatttttccaaaaaatttaaagaaaattttaatccaAGTCAAAACATCTCAATTGATGAAGGAATAATACCGTGGCGTGgacgattaaattttaaagttTACAATCCGTcgaaaattacgaaatatgGCATACTCATTCGGATGCTGTGCGATTCGATTACGGGATACATTTCCTCATTCAAGATATACTCCGGCGTTGGACAGCCTTTAGCTAAAACAGTGATGGAACTATTGGCACCTTCTTATGGAAAGTGGCATCACCTCTACATGGATACTTATTATAACAGTGTAGAACTTGCAGGGAATTtacttgaaaagaaaattcgagtTTGTGGAACGATACGACAAAATAGAGGATTTCCGGAAAAATTAAAGCGCGTAAATGTCAATGTATTTGAAGCTTGTCATCAACGGAAAGGTGAAGTACTCGCACTGGTATGGAGAACTTCGAAAACTAAAACGATACGAATGATCTCTACAATACATAATGCCACTTTGACTAACACTCAAACAAAATGTAGAAAAACCAATTACACAATAAAAAAACCTGAAAGTGTTTTAGACTACAACAAATACATGAAAAGAGTGGATTGGCCAGACCAATATTTGAGTTATTACCCTATATAcagaaaaactataaaatgGTCAAAAAAGGTTTGCATGTATCTCTTTAATTGCGCATTATTTAATGCATTCCGTACATATCAATATTTCAATACAGAACACAAAAGTCTCCGATTTCACGACTTTTTATTGAAAGTGTCTGATTCGTGGATAAAATACCATGTACCTGCTTCTGAGCAAAACTTGGAGGTTGCCATTACAACGCGTAAGTCTCATCATGATCCGGTTGACAGACTTTCCGGTCACATAAAGCAACATCAACTAGTACTTATTTGcgaaacgaataaacgaaaacgaagaaactGCCACGTATGttccaaaaaca
This DNA window, taken from Vespa velutina chromosome 12, iVesVel2.1, whole genome shotgun sequence, encodes the following:
- the LOC124953270 gene encoding piggyBac transposable element-derived protein 4-like isoform X1: MNNVRNRPRESTDERLQWFFDPTEEVANLYSTQNERDDTIIYDECADVLSDVPDDFADWEEDDGYQKNESEAESSEDSEIPTRKIRRTLQLPTDSDESDKEDSAQWSDFDLPRTNNKFEGSPGPNIFPKDTQSVEDIVELYIGNDLFEYISNETNKYYSQNCNKRKLDKKNPKFVDVTALELRKWFGLVILMGIVKKARIDDYWSTNPLIDTPIFRKTMSRNRFKQILSFLHFSDNNKKPDNADRLFKVQFIINYFSKKFKENFNPSQNISIDEGIIPWRGRLNFKVYNPSKITKYGILIRMLCDSITGYISSFKIYSGVGQPLAKTVMELLAPSYGKWHHLYMDTYYNSVELAGNLLEKKIRVCGTIRQNRGFPEKLKRVNVNVFEACHQRKGEVLALVWRTSKTKTIRMISTIHNATLTNTQTKCRKTNYTIKKPESVLDYNKYMKRVDWPDQYLSYYPIYRKTIKWSKKVCMYLFNCALFNAFRTYQYFNTEHKSLRFHDFLLKVSDSWIKYHVPASEQNLEVAITTRKSHHDPVDRLSGHIKQHQLVLICETNKRKRRNCHVCSKNKKRKITNLMCKSCGVALHLGDCFAAYHTKEKY
- the LOC124953270 gene encoding piggyBac transposable element-derived protein 4-like isoform X2, translating into MADERDDTIIYDECADVLSDVPDDFADWEEDDGYQKNESEAESSEDSEIPTRKIRRTLQLPTDSDESDKEDSAQWSDFDLPRTNNKFEGSPGPNIFPKDTQSVEDIVELYIGNDLFEYISNETNKYYSQNCNKRKLDKKNPKFVDVTALELRKWFGLVILMGIVKKARIDDYWSTNPLIDTPIFRKTMSRNRFKQILSFLHFSDNNKKPDNADRLFKVQFIINYFSKKFKENFNPSQNISIDEGIIPWRGRLNFKVYNPSKITKYGILIRMLCDSITGYISSFKIYSGVGQPLAKTVMELLAPSYGKWHHLYMDTYYNSVELAGNLLEKKIRVCGTIRQNRGFPEKLKRVNVNVFEACHQRKGEVLALVWRTSKTKTIRMISTIHNATLTNTQTKCRKTNYTIKKPESVLDYNKYMKRVDWPDQYLSYYPIYRKTIKWSKKVCMYLFNCALFNAFRTYQYFNTEHKSLRFHDFLLKVSDSWIKYHVPASEQNLEVAITTRKSHHDPVDRLSGHIKQHQLVLICETNKRKRRNCHVCSKNKKRKITNLMCKSCGVALHLGDCFAAYHTKEKY
- the LOC124953270 gene encoding piggyBac transposable element-derived protein 4-like isoform X3 — encoded protein: MLDERDDTIIYDECADVLSDVPDDFADWEEDDGYQKNESEAESSEDSEIPTRKIRRTLQLPTDSDESDKEDSAQWSDFDLPRTNNKFEGSPGPNIFPKDTQSVEDIVELYIGNDLFEYISNETNKYYSQNCNKRKLDKKNPKFVDVTALELRKWFGLVILMGIVKKARIDDYWSTNPLIDTPIFRKTMSRNRFKQILSFLHFSDNNKKPDNADRLFKVQFIINYFSKKFKENFNPSQNISIDEGIIPWRGRLNFKVYNPSKITKYGILIRMLCDSITGYISSFKIYSGVGQPLAKTVMELLAPSYGKWHHLYMDTYYNSVELAGNLLEKKIRVCGTIRQNRGFPEKLKRVNVNVFEACHQRKGEVLALVWRTSKTKTIRMISTIHNATLTNTQTKCRKTNYTIKKPESVLDYNKYMKRVDWPDQYLSYYPIYRKTIKWSKKVCMYLFNCALFNAFRTYQYFNTEHKSLRFHDFLLKVSDSWIKYHVPASEQNLEVAITTRKSHHDPVDRLSGHIKQHQLVLICETNKRKRRNCHVCSKNKKRKITNLMCKSCGVALHLGDCFAAYHTKEKY